One window of Desulfarculus baarsii DSM 2075 genomic DNA carries:
- a CDS encoding ABC transporter ATP-binding protein — MSAETLLSLRGLSRSFRVATGFLGAGKRSLLAVDDVCLDVAQGEVLGLVGESGCGKSTLGRLAVGLLRPSAGAALFEGHDLASLKGEGLRRMRRRLQIIFQDPVTSLNPRLTVGSALAEPFIIHGVCTRRQAAAKVSSLLEEVGLGPEHASRYPHQFSGGQRQRIGIARALALRPSLVLADEPVSALDVSIQAQVLNLLMDLRQKLGLTYVFVAHDLAVVRHMADRVAVMYLGGVVDVFAAQDFADPAMHPYTAALLASAPQADPARRPAAPPVLGETPSPLDPPTGCRFHPRCPEAAAICRQKRPALRPVTPRRLCACHFR; from the coding sequence ATGAGCGCCGAGACGTTGCTGAGCCTGCGTGGCCTGAGCCGCAGCTTCCGGGTGGCCACGGGCTTTTTGGGCGCGGGCAAGCGCTCGCTTCTGGCGGTCGACGACGTTTGCCTGGATGTGGCCCAGGGCGAGGTGCTGGGCCTGGTGGGCGAAAGCGGCTGCGGCAAATCAACCCTGGGCCGTCTGGCCGTGGGCCTGCTGCGGCCCAGCGCCGGCGCGGCGCTGTTCGAGGGCCACGATCTGGCCAGCCTCAAGGGCGAGGGGCTGCGGCGCATGCGGCGGCGCTTGCAGATCATCTTCCAAGACCCGGTGACTTCGCTAAACCCCCGGCTGACAGTGGGTTCGGCCCTGGCCGAGCCGTTTATCATCCACGGGGTCTGCACGCGTCGCCAGGCCGCCGCCAAGGTGTCGTCATTGCTGGAGGAAGTGGGCCTGGGCCCCGAGCACGCCAGCCGCTATCCCCACCAGTTCAGCGGCGGACAGCGCCAGCGCATCGGCATCGCCCGGGCCCTGGCCCTGCGGCCCAGCCTGGTGCTGGCCGACGAGCCGGTCAGCGCCCTGGATGTCTCCATCCAGGCCCAGGTGCTCAATCTGCTGATGGATCTGCGCCAGAAACTGGGCCTGACCTATGTTTTCGTGGCCCACGACCTGGCCGTGGTGCGCCACATGGCCGACCGGGTGGCGGTGATGTACCTGGGCGGCGTGGTCGATGTCTTCGCGGCCCAAGACTTTGCCGACCCGGCCATGCACCCCTACACCGCCGCGCTCTTGGCCTCGGCCCCCCAGGCCGACCCGGCCCGCCGGCCGGCCGCGCCGCCGGTCTTGGGCGAGACGCCCAGCCCCCTGGACCCGCCGACCGGCTGCCGTTTTCACCCCCGCTGCCCCGAGGCCGCCGCCATCTGCCGGCAAAAGCGGCCGGCTCTGCGGCCCGTCACGCCGCGCCGGCTCTGCGCCTGCCACTTTCGCTAA
- a CDS encoding methyl-accepting chemotaxis protein has translation MVTEYLMAFGFLVVITVVVMVGAHFVLGRTLAYKMMVRLSPGLVLTYANSYLWGQIGIDNWLFSFGILCFGGLVMFLCFWWAHRSIVVPMMSASQKMRVGGGQLTAAAGVVARAADDLADGSSSQAASLEQSAASLEQMASMIRQNADHAAQADTLMNETKQTVGRASQAMVNLNTSMQDISAASVETSKIIKTIDEIAFQTNLLALNAAVEAARAGEAGAGFAVVADEVRNLAMRAAEAAKSTATLIEGTVHKIDDGVKLVSSAGKVFEEVAGNSGKVAELISEIASASREQAQGIDQVNTAVAQMDKATQQNAANAQEAAAAAGQMHGLCADIADLAEEIIERLGGRADEAPTARTAPQPAARPMPAPPKAAPAPQPKAVQPEHRRLGSQAPRQIENKRPPKPEDVIPFDDEVDFKEF, from the coding sequence TTGGTCACCGAATACCTGATGGCTTTTGGTTTCCTGGTCGTCATCACCGTGGTGGTGATGGTGGGGGCGCACTTCGTGCTGGGCCGCACGCTGGCCTACAAGATGATGGTCCGCCTGAGCCCCGGCCTGGTGCTCACCTACGCCAACTCGTACCTGTGGGGGCAGATAGGCATCGATAACTGGCTGTTTTCGTTTGGCATACTATGCTTCGGCGGCCTGGTGATGTTCTTGTGCTTCTGGTGGGCCCACCGCTCCATCGTCGTGCCGATGATGAGCGCCTCGCAAAAGATGCGCGTTGGCGGCGGGCAACTCACCGCCGCCGCCGGGGTGGTCGCGCGGGCGGCCGACGACCTGGCCGACGGCTCGTCGAGCCAGGCCGCTTCGCTGGAGCAGTCGGCCGCCTCGTTGGAGCAGATGGCCTCGATGATCCGCCAGAACGCCGATCACGCCGCCCAGGCCGACACCCTCATGAACGAGACCAAACAGACCGTGGGCCGGGCCAGCCAGGCCATGGTCAACCTCAACACCTCCATGCAAGACATCAGCGCCGCCAGCGTCGAGACGTCCAAAATCATCAAAACCATCGATGAAATAGCATTCCAGACCAACCTGCTGGCCTTGAACGCCGCCGTGGAGGCCGCCCGGGCCGGCGAGGCCGGGGCGGGATTTGCCGTGGTGGCCGACGAGGTGCGCAACCTGGCCATGCGCGCCGCCGAGGCGGCCAAGAGCACGGCCACGCTCATCGAGGGCACCGTGCACAAGATCGACGACGGCGTCAAGCTCGTCTCGTCGGCCGGCAAGGTCTTCGAGGAGGTCGCCGGCAATTCGGGCAAGGTGGCCGAGTTGATCTCCGAGATCGCCTCGGCCAGCCGCGAGCAGGCCCAGGGCATCGACCAGGTCAACACGGCCGTGGCCCAGATGGACAAGGCCACCCAGCAGAACGCCGCCAACGCCCAGGAGGCCGCCGCCGCCGCCGGCCAGATGCACGGCCTCTGCGCCGACATCGCCGATCTGGCCGAAGAGATCATCGAGCGCCTGGGCGGCAGGGCCGACGAGGCGCCCACCGCGCGGACCGCTCCCCAGCCGGCGGCCCGGCCCATGCCCGCCCCGCCCAAAGCCGCGCCCGCGCCCCAGCCCAAGGCGGTTCAGCCCGAACATCGCCGCCTGGGCAGCCAGGCCCCGCGCCAGATCGAAAACAAGCGCCCGCCCAAGCCCGAGGACGTCATCCCCTTTGACGACGAGGTGGATTTCAAGGAGTTCTAG
- a CDS encoding glycerate kinase type-2 family protein: MSQARRSRQDACKIIQAALEAADPARAVSRALRLAGDELWVGPRRFDLRAFRRIVCVGAGKAGQPMAQALEAVLGPRLAEGVVVVKDGHGGPTALTRILEASHPVPDQRGVTAAQAVAELLARNAAADTLVFCLLSGGGSALLPAPAPGLSLADKQEITRLLLASGADIGQINAIRKHLSALKGGNLARLAGAATVVSLIISDVVGDRLDVIASGPTVADESTWAHCRQALLARGVWEQAPAAVRQRIEDGLAGRIADTPKADDPALRRAFNLIVASNRQAIEAAAHTAASLGYTALILSTTIEGETKDIARMHAAIAREALEHGRPVAAPFCLLSGGETTVSLGRATGLGGRNQEFALAAAPDLAGLEGVLAFSLGTDGTDGPTDAAGAWADGQTMARAEALGLDQAKFLANHDAYHFFQELDDLIITGPTRTNVMDVRAVLGLARS, translated from the coding sequence GTGAGCCAGGCCCGACGCTCGCGCCAGGACGCGTGCAAAATCATCCAGGCCGCCTTGGAGGCCGCCGACCCGGCCCGCGCCGTGAGCCGGGCCCTGCGCCTGGCGGGCGACGAACTCTGGGTGGGCCCGCGCCGCTTCGACCTGCGGGCCTTTCGGCGCATTGTCTGCGTGGGCGCGGGCAAGGCCGGCCAGCCCATGGCCCAGGCCCTGGAGGCCGTGCTGGGCCCGCGCCTGGCCGAGGGCGTGGTGGTGGTCAAGGACGGCCACGGCGGGCCGACCGCCCTCACGCGCATCCTCGAGGCCAGCCACCCCGTGCCCGACCAGCGCGGCGTGACCGCGGCCCAGGCCGTGGCCGAGCTGCTGGCCCGCAACGCCGCCGCCGACACGCTGGTCTTTTGCCTGCTCAGCGGCGGCGGCAGCGCCCTGTTGCCAGCCCCGGCCCCCGGCCTGAGCCTGGCCGACAAGCAGGAGATCACCCGGCTGCTGCTGGCCTCGGGGGCCGACATCGGCCAGATCAACGCCATCCGCAAGCACCTCAGCGCCCTCAAGGGCGGCAACCTGGCCCGCCTGGCCGGCGCGGCCACCGTGGTGAGCCTGATCATCAGCGACGTCGTCGGCGACCGTCTGGACGTCATCGCCAGCGGACCCACCGTGGCCGATGAATCCACCTGGGCCCACTGCCGCCAGGCGTTGCTGGCGCGCGGCGTGTGGGAACAAGCCCCGGCCGCCGTGCGCCAACGCATCGAAGATGGCCTGGCCGGCCGCATCGCCGATACGCCCAAGGCCGACGACCCGGCCCTGCGGCGGGCGTTCAACCTGATCGTGGCCAGCAACCGCCAGGCCATCGAGGCCGCCGCCCACACCGCCGCCAGCCTGGGCTACACGGCCTTGATCCTCTCGACCACCATCGAGGGCGAGACCAAGGACATCGCCCGCATGCACGCGGCCATCGCCCGCGAGGCCCTGGAGCACGGCCGGCCCGTGGCCGCGCCCTTTTGCCTGCTCAGCGGCGGCGAGACCACCGTCAGCCTGGGCCGGGCCACGGGCCTGGGCGGCCGCAACCAGGAGTTCGCCCTGGCCGCCGCGCCGGACCTGGCCGGGCTGGAGGGCGTGCTGGCCTTTTCGTTGGGCACCGACGGCACCGACGGCCCCACCGACGCCGCCGGGGCCTGGGCCGACGGCCAGACCATGGCCCGGGCCGAGGCGTTGGGCCTGGATCAGGCCAAGTTTTTGGCCAACCACGACGCCTATCATTTTTTTCAGGAGCTGGATGATTTGATCATCACCGGGCCCACCCGCACCAACGTCATGGACGTGCGCGCGGTGTTGGGCCTGGCGCGGAGCTGA
- a CDS encoding metal ABC transporter solute-binding protein, Zn/Mn family, with amino-acid sequence MPKTKIALLALVAILAALRAAPAPAADKLVVAVGVAPLAYLAEQVGGDRLQVETLVGPGQSPHTFEPTARQMVRLSQAKLLFIIDLPFERVLAPKVAANNPGLRVIDLRQGLPTRHFGPAEAHHHDHDHDATHHHHDHDAEPDLHVWMSPRLASQMAAAMAQAFSAADPAGRDVYQANLAALQKRLADLDQAIARALAPLRGRQVFVFHPAFGYLLDDHGLRQVAIEFEGKSPGPKRLAQLIDLAKRQRVRVIFVQPQFSDASAKALAEAIDGAVLPLDPLAHDYEANLRAMAAQIAQALQPQGAGQGR; translated from the coding sequence ATGCCAAAAACAAAGATCGCCCTGCTGGCCCTGGTCGCCATCCTGGCCGCCCTGCGCGCCGCGCCGGCCCCGGCCGCCGACAAGCTCGTCGTAGCCGTGGGCGTGGCCCCGCTGGCCTATCTGGCCGAACAGGTCGGCGGCGATCGCCTTCAGGTCGAGACGCTGGTCGGCCCCGGCCAATCGCCGCACACCTTCGAGCCCACCGCCCGGCAGATGGTCCGCCTGAGTCAGGCCAAGCTGCTGTTCATCATCGACCTGCCCTTCGAGCGAGTCCTCGCGCCCAAGGTCGCGGCCAACAACCCCGGCCTGCGGGTGATCGACCTGCGCCAGGGCCTGCCCACGCGCCATTTCGGCCCGGCCGAGGCCCATCATCACGACCACGACCACGACGCCACGCATCATCATCACGACCACGACGCCGAACCCGATCTGCACGTCTGGATGAGCCCGCGCCTGGCCAGCCAAATGGCCGCCGCCATGGCCCAGGCCTTCAGCGCCGCCGATCCGGCCGGCCGGGACGTCTATCAGGCCAACCTGGCCGCCCTGCAAAAGCGCCTGGCCGATTTGGATCAAGCCATCGCGCGGGCCCTGGCCCCGCTACGCGGCCGGCAGGTGTTTGTCTTTCATCCGGCCTTTGGCTATCTGCTCGATGATCACGGCCTGCGCCAGGTGGCCATCGAGTTCGAGGGCAAATCGCCCGGACCCAAGCGCCTGGCCCAGTTGATCGACCTGGCCAAGCGTCAGCGCGTGCGGGTGATCTTTGTCCAGCCGCAGTTTTCCGACGCCAGCGCCAAGGCCCTGGCCGAGGCCATCGACGGCGCGGTGCTGCCCCTGGACCCCCTGGCCCACGATTACGAGGCCAACCTGCGCGCCATGGCCGCCCAGATCGCCCAGGCCCTCCAGCCGCAAGGGGCCGGCCAGGGCCGTTAG
- a CDS encoding rhodanese-like domain-containing protein encodes MKKFVSIMMAVMFMASVATVAMAADNPLVDKEKAFWKEFTSVIPKDKIVNVDALYAEWQKVLAGQSDAILLDVRTHPEFDAFHIEGTSHIHAGHMYTIPKAVPDPNAKIFVFCRTAHRAAYVAAFLYKYGYTNVYYVGPIKDGDKKVNEGGVVGWAQKGYPFVNAFAGQIVIQQYMQPTWTERNCGKYIREFSGQRGENCSKKTLQ; translated from the coding sequence ATGAAAAAATTCGTCAGCATCATGATGGCCGTCATGTTCATGGCCAGCGTGGCCACGGTGGCCATGGCCGCCGACAATCCCCTGGTCGACAAAGAGAAGGCTTTCTGGAAAGAATTCACCTCGGTCATCCCCAAGGACAAGATCGTCAACGTTGACGCTCTCTACGCCGAGTGGCAGAAGGTTCTCGCCGGCCAGAGCGACGCCATCCTGCTCGACGTGCGCACCCATCCCGAGTTCGACGCCTTCCACATCGAGGGCACCAGCCACATCCACGCCGGCCACATGTACACCATTCCCAAGGCCGTGCCCGATCCCAACGCCAAGATCTTCGTGTTCTGCCGCACCGCCCACCGGGCCGCCTACGTCGCGGCGTTCCTCTACAAGTACGGCTACACCAACGTCTACTACGTCGGTCCGATCAAGGACGGCGACAAGAAGGTCAACGAGGGCGGCGTGGTCGGTTGGGCTCAGAAGGGCTATCCCTTTGTCAACGCCTTCGCCGGTCAGATCGTCATCCAGCAGTACATGCAGCCCACCTGGACCGAGCGCAACTGCGGCAAGTACATCCGCGAGTTCAGCGGCCAGCGCGGCGAAAACTGCAGCAAGAAGACCCTGCAGTAA
- a CDS encoding ABC transporter ATP-binding protein, with protein MSEPLLAIKGLSIAFPIQGRWPRAVDELDLEVRPGQIVGLVGESGCGKSMTALGVMGLVPPPGRIEAGQVIFEGRAMVGAPEERLRAFRGAQAAMVFQEPMTSLNPVFTVGRQIAEGVRAHRPVSKAQAWELAVSALAQVGIADPARRAKSYPHQLSGGMRQRVMIAMALAMSPRLLLADEPTTALDVTIQAQILRLMDQLRQQTGAAVLLITHDLAVVAQTADQVAVMYMGRLVEQAPVAEFFANPLHPYANGLLACRPSLSAPRGQRLPTIGGAAPALDRLPAGCVFSNRCPRRFGPCQEAEPELWQVAPDHWVRCYLHHDRARARRREAA; from the coding sequence ATGAGCGAACCGTTGTTGGCCATCAAGGGCCTGTCCATCGCTTTTCCTATTCAGGGCCGCTGGCCGCGCGCGGTCGACGAACTGGATCTGGAAGTCCGTCCGGGCCAGATCGTGGGCTTGGTGGGCGAAAGCGGCTGCGGCAAATCCATGACCGCCCTGGGCGTGATGGGCCTTGTCCCGCCGCCGGGGCGCATCGAGGCCGGCCAGGTGATTTTCGAGGGCCGCGCGATGGTCGGCGCGCCCGAGGAGCGCCTGCGCGCCTTTCGCGGGGCCCAGGCGGCGATGGTCTTCCAAGAGCCCATGACCAGCCTCAACCCGGTGTTCACCGTGGGCCGCCAGATCGCCGAGGGCGTGCGGGCCCACCGGCCCGTGAGCAAGGCCCAGGCCTGGGAGCTGGCCGTGTCGGCCCTGGCCCAGGTGGGCATCGCCGATCCGGCCCGGCGGGCCAAGAGCTATCCCCACCAGCTAAGCGGCGGCATGCGCCAGCGGGTGATGATCGCCATGGCCCTGGCCATGTCGCCGCGTCTGCTGCTGGCCGACGAGCCGACCACGGCCCTGGACGTGACGATCCAGGCCCAGATTCTGCGCCTGATGGATCAGTTGCGCCAACAAACCGGCGCGGCGGTGCTGTTGATCACCCACGATCTGGCCGTGGTGGCCCAGACCGCCGATCAGGTGGCGGTGATGTACATGGGTCGCCTGGTCGAGCAAGCGCCGGTGGCCGAGTTTTTCGCCAACCCCCTGCACCCCTACGCCAACGGTCTGCTCGCGTGCCGGCCCTCGCTGAGCGCGCCGCGCGGCCAAAGGCTGCCGACCATCGGCGGCGCGGCCCCGGCGCTGGACCGGCTGCCGGCGGGCTGTGTTTTCAGCAACCGCTGCCCCCGGCGTTTCGGGCCCTGCCAAGAGGCCGAGCCAGAGCTGTGGCAGGTGGCGCCGGATCACTGGGTGCGTTGTTATCTGCATCACGACCGGGCCAGGGCCCGGCGGCGGGAGGCGGCATGA
- a CDS encoding sugar phosphate isomerase/epimerase family protein, whose amino-acid sequence MPANNDHLAIIWLCLSRPGPGPELTAARALRQALEGHARTLILGPEGSDGVDLRLGRRLDLGPALEACPDELRPAAVICLGAAIPAGLELAPCPCLAWGPATGCDQTLPAPADQAAEAAMAALGRGPRLSWLAHVQVNMPLGDLLGRYEALARSAPVNLEIGLDASALDSCGPAEMARAKAIIAGRRITAHLPFMDLYPAAADPLMAAAAARRLEMAVTTALELGAIQAVGHLGFWPMMHRDVAAFAARHATAMTPIAQALAAGGCRLVLENTMEPDPAPLLACRRALSESSGVEVGFCLDVGHANSFSRTSLPAWWRAMESHLWEMHLHDNDGSDDSHYPPGSGRIDWAFIAEGLRGLSTKPILTLEPHTEAHFWASLRGLERLWGRPEA is encoded by the coding sequence ATGCCGGCCAACAACGACCACTTGGCGATCATCTGGCTGTGCCTGAGCCGGCCCGGCCCCGGCCCCGAACTGACCGCCGCCCGCGCCCTGCGCCAAGCCCTGGAGGGCCACGCCCGCACGTTGATCCTGGGGCCGGAGGGGTCCGACGGCGTCGACCTGCGCCTGGGCCGGCGGCTGGACCTGGGCCCGGCCCTGGAGGCCTGCCCCGACGAGCTGCGGCCGGCGGCGGTGATCTGCCTGGGCGCGGCGATTCCGGCCGGCCTGGAGCTTGCGCCCTGCCCTTGCCTGGCCTGGGGACCGGCGACCGGCTGCGATCAAACCCTGCCCGCGCCGGCCGATCAGGCCGCCGAGGCCGCCATGGCGGCCCTGGGCCGGGGACCGCGCCTGAGCTGGCTGGCCCACGTGCAGGTCAACATGCCCCTGGGCGATCTGCTGGGCCGCTACGAAGCCCTGGCCCGTTCGGCCCCGGTCAACCTGGAGATCGGCCTGGACGCCAGCGCCCTGGATAGCTGCGGCCCCGCCGAGATGGCCCGGGCCAAGGCCATCATCGCCGGTCGGCGCATTACGGCCCATCTGCCGTTCATGGATCTCTATCCGGCGGCGGCCGACCCGCTGATGGCGGCGGCGGCGGCGCGACGCCTGGAAATGGCCGTGACGACGGCCCTGGAGTTGGGGGCGATCCAGGCGGTGGGGCACCTGGGCTTTTGGCCGATGATGCACCGCGACGTGGCCGCCTTTGCCGCGCGCCACGCCACGGCCATGACGCCCATCGCCCAGGCCCTGGCCGCCGGCGGCTGCCGCCTGGTGTTGGAAAACACCATGGAGCCAGACCCCGCGCCCCTGCTGGCCTGCCGCCGCGCCCTGAGCGAAAGCTCCGGCGTGGAGGTGGGCTTTTGCCTGGACGTGGGCCACGCCAACAGCTTTTCGCGCACCAGCCTGCCCGCGTGGTGGCGGGCCATGGAAAGCCATCTGTGGGAGATGCACCTGCACGACAACGACGGCAGCGACGATTCCCACTATCCGCCGGGTAGCGGCCGCATCGACTGGGCCTTCATCGCCGAGGGCTTGCGCGGCCTGAGCACGAAGCCGATCTTGACCCTGGAGCCCCACACCGAAGCCCATTTCTGGGCCTCGCTGCGCGGCCTGGAACGGCTGTGGGGCCGGCCCGAGGCCTAG
- a CDS encoding ABC transporter ATP-binding protein: protein MPQSELVIDVRGVTKRFGGKTVVDGLDMQVRRGEIYGFLGPNGSGKTTFLRMLCGLLRPDAGQGVCLGHDIIGQSQLIKPQVGYMAQRFSLYEDLTVDENLNFIAALYGLAERRQAVGQVRARMGLEPFRRHLAGALSGGWKQRLALACCLVHRPKLLLLDEPTAGVDPKARRDFWDQVHLLTAEGVTALITTHYMDEAERCHRLAYIAYGQLLAKGAAEEVVAAEGLNTWSASGGDPHALRRALEGAPGVDQVAPFGNTIHVSGRDPVALSRAIEPLLGDYQWRQVETSLEEVFISLMQRAGKKP from the coding sequence ATGCCGCAAAGTGAGCTGGTCATCGACGTGCGCGGGGTGACCAAGCGCTTCGGCGGCAAGACCGTGGTCGACGGCCTGGACATGCAGGTGCGCCGCGGCGAGATTTACGGCTTTTTGGGGCCCAACGGCAGCGGCAAGACGACCTTTCTGCGCATGCTCTGCGGCCTGCTGCGGCCCGACGCCGGCCAAGGCGTCTGCCTGGGCCACGACATCATCGGCCAAAGCCAGTTGATCAAGCCCCAAGTGGGCTACATGGCCCAGCGCTTCAGCCTCTACGAAGACCTGACCGTCGACGAAAACCTCAACTTCATCGCCGCCCTCTACGGCCTGGCCGAGCGTCGCCAGGCCGTGGGCCAGGTGCGGGCGCGCATGGGCCTGGAGCCCTTTCGCCGCCACCTGGCCGGGGCGCTCTCGGGCGGTTGGAAACAGCGCCTGGCCCTGGCCTGTTGCCTGGTGCACCGGCCCAAGCTGCTGCTTTTGGACGAACCCACCGCCGGCGTGGACCCCAAGGCCCGTCGCGATTTCTGGGATCAGGTGCATCTGCTCACCGCCGAGGGCGTCACCGCCCTGATCACCACCCACTACATGGACGAGGCCGAGCGCTGTCATCGCTTGGCCTACATCGCCTACGGCCAGCTCCTGGCCAAGGGCGCGGCCGAGGAGGTCGTGGCCGCCGAGGGCCTGAACACCTGGTCGGCCAGCGGCGGCGACCCGCACGCCCTGCGCCGCGCCCTGGAAGGCGCGCCGGGCGTGGATCAGGTCGCGCCCTTTGGCAACACCATTCACGTCAGTGGCCGCGACCCCGTGGCCCTGAGCCGGGCCATCGAGCCGCTGCTGGGCGATTATCAGTGGCGGCAGGTGGAGACAAGCCTGGAGGAAGTGTTCATCAGCCTGATGCAGCGGGCGGGCAAAAAGCCATGA
- a CDS encoding DUF2147 domain-containing protein: MKKYLGLALMIGLFVLAGAAQAEDDIPNLVGVWQAQMDVTQIHSARGNFVKRLEKVEVFIDSQQGRAFSGRKLHHAGGKIVSENISGVIDWDDKTIYVVDHDKGLTRAAIESPTDIRGVYLEDGPEAKVVLITWKKMK; this comes from the coding sequence ATGAAAAAATACCTCGGACTGGCGCTGATGATTGGATTGTTCGTACTGGCGGGGGCGGCCCAGGCCGAAGACGACATCCCCAACCTGGTGGGCGTCTGGCAAGCCCAGATGGACGTCACGCAAATCCATTCGGCCCGGGGCAACTTCGTCAAACGCCTCGAAAAAGTCGAAGTGTTCATCGACAGCCAGCAAGGGCGCGCGTTCAGCGGCCGCAAGCTGCATCATGCGGGCGGCAAGATCGTCTCCGAAAACATCTCCGGCGTTATTGATTGGGATGACAAAACCATCTATGTCGTCGATCACGACAAGGGCTTGACGCGGGCCGCCATCGAGTCGCCCACCGATATTCGCGGCGTCTACCTCGAAGACGGGCCCGAGGCCAAGGTCGTGCTGATCACCTGGAAAAAGATGAAGTAG
- a CDS encoding HlyD family secretion protein, translated as MIYRLSALCLLLGALLLAAGCADEPDGVLPGYVEGRFTYVSAPAGGKLLALEARRGAKVEKGQPLFRLEAEPEASAVQEARWRVDQAAETLANLQKGARPSEIAAVEARLRKARAALQLSRLQYERRRALYSQKAIAKSEYDSHRAAYLADSAAVKDVEAQLATARLGARDDEIRAAEAELRARQEALGKALWLLDQKFQSAPVEALVFDTLYTVGEYAPAGSPVVALLAPGEVRARFFAPEALVGALRLGQRVELACDGCPAGLWATISYISPQAEYTPPVIYSANMRHKLSFMIEATPPPERAQGLHPGQPLDVTLPVGQSHAAK; from the coding sequence GTGATCTACAGACTTTCGGCCCTTTGCCTCCTGCTCGGCGCGCTGCTGTTGGCGGCCGGTTGCGCCGACGAGCCCGACGGGGTTTTGCCGGGCTACGTCGAGGGGCGTTTCACCTACGTGTCCGCGCCGGCCGGCGGCAAGCTGCTGGCCCTGGAGGCCCGGCGCGGGGCCAAGGTCGAAAAAGGCCAGCCCCTGTTCCGGCTGGAGGCCGAACCCGAAGCCTCGGCCGTGCAAGAGGCCCGCTGGCGGGTGGACCAGGCCGCCGAAACCCTGGCCAACCTGCAAAAAGGCGCGCGGCCCAGCGAGATCGCCGCCGTCGAGGCCCGCCTGCGCAAGGCCCGCGCCGCCTTGCAGCTCAGCCGCCTGCAATACGAACGCCGCCGGGCGCTCTACAGCCAAAAGGCCATCGCCAAAAGCGAATACGACAGCCACCGCGCCGCCTACCTGGCCGACTCCGCCGCGGTCAAGGACGTCGAGGCCCAACTGGCCACCGCCCGCCTGGGCGCCCGCGACGACGAGATCCGCGCCGCCGAGGCCGAACTGCGGGCCAGGCAAGAGGCCCTGGGCAAGGCCCTGTGGCTGCTGGATCAAAAATTCCAGAGCGCGCCGGTCGAGGCCCTGGTCTTCGACACCCTCTACACCGTGGGTGAATACGCCCCGGCCGGCTCGCCGGTGGTGGCGCTGTTGGCCCCGGGCGAGGTGCGCGCGCGCTTTTTCGCGCCCGAGGCCCTGGTCGGGGCGCTGCGCCTGGGCCAGCGGGTGGAGCTGGCCTGCGACGGCTGCCCGGCCGGCCTGTGGGCGACGATAAGCTACATCAGCCCCCAGGCCGAATACACCCCGCCGGTGATCTACAGCGCCAATATGCGCCACAAGCTCTCGTTCATGATCGAGGCCACGCCGCCGCCCGAACGGGCCCAGGGCCTGCATCCCGGCCAGCCCCTGGACGTGACCTTGCCGGTCGGGCAGAGCCATGCCGCAAAGTGA
- a CDS encoding FKBP-type peptidyl-prolyl cis-trans isomerase translates to MSTVMAGDKVQINYTGKYESGEIFDSSQGREPLAFTAGGPELIPGVSNAVIGMSVGQSKTVTIAPEDGYGPHNPELTQRVELARMPPNVQVGMQLQAQIQDQMVSFWVTEVDADFATVDANHPLAGKVLVFDIELLAIGA, encoded by the coding sequence ATGAGCACCGTCATGGCCGGCGACAAAGTTCAGATCAACTACACCGGAAAATACGAAAGCGGCGAGATCTTCGATAGCTCGCAAGGCCGCGAGCCCCTGGCCTTCACCGCCGGCGGGCCCGAGCTGATCCCCGGCGTCAGCAACGCCGTCATCGGCATGAGCGTGGGCCAGAGCAAGACCGTGACCATCGCCCCCGAGGACGGCTACGGCCCGCACAACCCCGAGCTGACCCAGCGCGTGGAGTTGGCGCGCATGCCGCCCAACGTCCAGGTGGGCATGCAGCTTCAGGCCCAGATCCAAGACCAGATGGTCTCGTTCTGGGTCACCGAGGTCGACGCCGATTTCGCCACCGTCGACGCCAACCATCCCCTGGCCGGCAAGGTGCTGGTCTTTGACATCGAGCTGCTGGCCATCGGAGCCTGA